Proteins from a single region of Desulfobacter postgatei 2ac9:
- a CDS encoding IS1634 family transposase: MELEISRLDHYGIVAGVIKDLKLIEQIDSLLGVHEQSEITHGEAIAGMIINGLGFTDRPLSLTPQFFENKPLELLFRPGVRAEYFNRFKLGRTLDAAHNYGLESLFGTLSASVCRQEQVDCSFGCEDTTSFSTTGEHLPDEDTEAVIITHGYSKDHRPDLKQVVLELMVSQDGGIPLLMKCWNGNDDDNSIFKHRAKELIEAWKDAESPRYLIMDSKGYSQKNAINLKSLDFITRIPETNAPAKATIRDALKQDNWETWDEQRKYTCFEVEHYGIRQRWIVVFSEAALNRSKNTGEKASIKEKTGIDKDLYHLQAQSFKSETEALDALKKMCNAWKYYVLQEVEIEEHKKYLNKGRPGKNSPFELEYKIKCIVEKKLAQIDQIVKEKACFIIGSNVPQPELGDLEVLQAYQGQDHVEKGFGFMKSPLCFASSFFLEKVSRIEGLIMVMTLSLLVYTTAQRRLRKALEYVDETIPNQIKQPSKRPTMRWIFQLLEGINHVVVRDGQQAKVMLEGLNGLRRRILSLLGASVAKIYQLKPSIGDGFVKRL; this comes from the coding sequence ATGGAATTAGAAATAAGTCGGTTAGATCATTATGGTATCGTAGCAGGTGTTATCAAAGATCTAAAGCTGATAGAACAAATTGATAGCCTGCTGGGAGTACATGAACAGTCGGAGATAACCCATGGAGAAGCCATTGCCGGTATGATTATCAATGGCCTTGGGTTTACTGACAGACCTCTTTCGTTGACGCCTCAGTTTTTCGAAAATAAACCGCTGGAGCTTCTATTCCGTCCGGGGGTTCGAGCCGAATATTTCAACCGTTTTAAACTGGGGCGTACTCTGGACGCCGCTCATAATTATGGCCTTGAGTCACTATTTGGCACTCTATCCGCATCCGTATGCAGGCAAGAACAGGTTGATTGTAGTTTTGGATGTGAAGACACCACCAGTTTTTCTACCACGGGTGAGCATTTGCCGGATGAAGACACCGAGGCAGTCATTATTACCCATGGGTATTCCAAAGATCACAGGCCTGATTTGAAACAAGTAGTCCTGGAGCTTATGGTCTCTCAAGACGGGGGAATTCCACTTTTAATGAAATGCTGGAATGGCAATGATGATGATAATAGTATTTTCAAGCATCGAGCCAAAGAACTCATAGAAGCCTGGAAGGATGCGGAGAGCCCACGATACCTTATTATGGATTCAAAGGGGTATAGCCAAAAAAATGCGATCAATCTGAAATCGTTGGATTTTATCACTCGAATTCCGGAAACAAATGCCCCGGCCAAGGCAACCATTCGGGATGCTTTAAAGCAGGATAACTGGGAAACTTGGGATGAACAAAGAAAATATACCTGCTTTGAAGTAGAGCATTATGGTATCCGGCAACGCTGGATTGTTGTTTTTTCTGAAGCCGCTTTAAATCGCTCTAAAAACACAGGGGAAAAAGCGAGTATCAAAGAAAAAACCGGGATTGACAAGGATCTTTATCATTTACAAGCACAAAGTTTTAAAAGTGAGACAGAAGCCTTGGATGCCCTGAAAAAAATGTGTAACGCGTGGAAATATTACGTACTTCAAGAGGTTGAAATTGAAGAACATAAAAAGTATTTGAACAAAGGCAGGCCTGGTAAAAACAGTCCATTTGAGCTTGAATACAAGATTAAGTGTATAGTGGAAAAAAAATTGGCACAAATTGATCAAATCGTGAAAGAAAAGGCTTGTTTTATAATTGGGAGCAATGTTCCACAACCTGAGTTAGGCGATCTTGAGGTACTTCAAGCCTATCAAGGCCAGGATCATGTTGAAAAAGGTTTCGGATTCATGAAAAGCCCACTATGCTTTGCCTCTTCGTTCTTTCTGGAAAAAGTATCCAGAATCGAAGGATTGATAATGGTAATGACGCTATCGCTACTTGTTTACACTACGGCACAGAGGCGTTTGAGAAAGGCACTGGAGTATGTAGATGAGACTATTCCCAATCAGATTAAGCAACCCAGTAAACGTCCCACTATGAGATGGATTTTTCAACTTTTGGAGGGGATCAATCATGTTGTGGTAAGAGACGGACAGCAGGCTAAAGTGATGTTAGAAGGTCTCAATGGACTACGCCGAAGAATACTATCGCTGTTGGGAGCTTCTGTCGCAAAAATATATCAACTAAAGCCATCGATTGGCGATGGCTTCGTAAAGAGGCTATGA
- a CDS encoding sugar transferase, with protein MLREQRSLILDCEKFLDITITAFSFIAAYFIKRHLVPGRLACLSTDSNYYLILTLIIISWYIAFKWMNMYMSYRERPFWPFFTGIVKSNLLGMILLTIIMYVMHIHAISRLLMGIFIALNIGLLTLSKFIIFTTLEKLRTDGFNTRSVLIIGSKERAREVIRAIEKYKASGYRVAGCFDIKEELLGQTVENGHKVIGLVKDLEAYLRHNIVDELIFAMPLKIIQRGDRYLALAESMGIKIRIIPDWDIHYFMYHPNIAVIRFESFLGVYNMTLQSTPANEGKLLIKHVAGYLTALVLTLVLMPVFIAVAVAIKRTSPGPVFYTQERLGLNGRKFKLYKFRTMVNNADEIRKELEEMNEMDGPVFKIKDDPRIIPGIGQFLRKTSLDELPQLFNVLRGEMCLVGPRPPIPKEVDEYAVRHRRRLSMKPGMTCLWQIAPNRNDLSFEEWMKLDLKYIDNWSLFNDVKILVLTARAVLTRSGR; from the coding sequence ATGCTTAGAGAACAGCGTTCATTAATACTGGATTGCGAGAAGTTCCTTGATATTACAATCACGGCCTTCTCATTCATTGCCGCATATTTTATCAAAAGGCACCTGGTACCGGGTCGTTTGGCTTGTCTGTCTACGGATTCTAACTACTATCTGATCCTTACCCTCATCATTATTTCCTGGTATATCGCCTTCAAATGGATGAACATGTATATGTCATACAGGGAGAGGCCGTTCTGGCCGTTTTTTACCGGCATCGTAAAGTCAAACCTGCTGGGGATGATCCTGCTTACCATTATTATGTATGTTATGCATATCCATGCCATCAGTCGTCTTTTAATGGGTATATTCATTGCCTTGAATATTGGGCTGCTTACCCTGTCTAAGTTTATAATTTTCACGACTCTGGAGAAGCTCAGGACAGATGGATTTAACACCCGCAGTGTGCTTATTATTGGCAGCAAAGAGCGGGCAAGGGAGGTCATCCGGGCTATTGAAAAATACAAGGCATCCGGGTACCGGGTGGCTGGCTGTTTTGATATCAAAGAGGAGCTGTTGGGGCAGACTGTTGAGAACGGACACAAGGTAATTGGCCTGGTCAAGGATCTGGAAGCGTATCTGAGGCACAATATCGTGGATGAGCTGATCTTTGCCATGCCCTTGAAAATTATTCAACGCGGGGATCGCTATCTGGCCCTGGCAGAAAGTATGGGTATCAAGATCAGGATTATACCGGACTGGGATATTCATTATTTTATGTACCATCCCAATATTGCGGTCATCCGGTTTGAATCTTTTCTGGGCGTTTACAATATGACCCTCCAGTCCACGCCGGCCAATGAAGGCAAACTCCTGATTAAACATGTTGCTGGTTATCTGACAGCCCTGGTGCTGACCCTGGTGCTGATGCCGGTATTTATTGCCGTGGCCGTTGCCATTAAGCGAACTTCACCAGGGCCTGTGTTTTATACACAGGAGCGGCTGGGCTTGAACGGCAGGAAATTCAAGCTCTATAAGTTCCGCACCATGGTGAACAATGCCGATGAAATTCGCAAAGAGCTGGAAGAGATGAACGAGATGGACGGCCCGGTGTTCAAGATCAAGGATGACCCCCGGATCATTCCCGGGATTGGTCAGTTTTTGCGCAAAACCTCTTTGGATGAACTGCCCCAGTTGTTTAATGTTCTCAGGGGGGAGATGTGCCTGGTGGGGCCAAGACCCCCAATTCCCAAAGAGGTGGATGAGTATGCGGTCCGGCACCGGCGGCGGCTCTCCATGAAGCCGGGCATGACCTGCCTGTGGCAGATTGCACCCAACCGTAATGATTTGAGCTTTGAAGAGTGGATGAAATTGGATTTAAAGTACATTGACAACTGGTCCCTGTTCAATGACGTTAAAATTCTGGTGCTGACAGCCCGGGCTGTGCTGACCCGGTCTGGCAGGTAG
- a CDS encoding VanZ family protein: MKKSNMIAAGTELAQIYIDRRSGHLSDFFIDAAGGCLGIMIALLGQRLNNKRIKGGGNDWV; the protein is encoded by the coding sequence ATGAAAAAATCAAATATGATTGCGGCCGGCACGGAGTTGGCCCAGATATATATTGACAGGCGTTCAGGGCATTTGAGTGATTTTTTCATTGATGCTGCCGGGGGGTGCCTGGGGATAATGATCGCTCTCCTGGGCCAGAGACTGAATAACAAAAGAATCAAAGGAGGTGGAAATGACTGGGTTTAA
- a CDS encoding ATP-binding cassette domain-containing protein produces METGAEMYEDNLFLSHFYQFLKVKPDIKSPHHPLPVPQKIEAGIEFRDVDFFTRKMEKNVLNCVNFSIGPGEIVALVGKNGSGKSTIVKILTRLYDPQKGGGLSGWYEYKQI; encoded by the coding sequence TTGGAAACCGGTGCGGAAATGTATGAGGATAATTTATTCTTATCCCATTTCTATCAGTTTTTAAAAGTTAAACCGGATATTAAATCTCCCCATCATCCTCTCCCGGTTCCTCAAAAAATAGAAGCAGGTATTGAATTTAGAGATGTGGATTTTTTTACCAGAAAGATGGAAAAAAATGTGCTTAATTGTGTAAATTTTTCCATAGGACCCGGTGAGATTGTTGCCTTGGTCGGTAAAAACGGTTCAGGAAAATCTACCATAGTAAAAATTTTAACCCGCCTTTATGATCCCCAAAAAGGGGGGGGGCTATCTGGATGGTATGAATATAAACAAATTTGA
- a CDS encoding ATP-binding cassette domain-containing protein, protein MNINKFDIGLFRKKISVVFQDHIKYYLKAGENILLGDIDRDADTESIRAAAVESGIDKKNCLLPGGYDTLLGRWFKNGEELSIGQWQMLAIARAFYRDAEIVVLDEPSSALDPEAEKKLFVSLRRLIQNRSALIISHRYSTVRQADRILVMDQGRIIEQGSHNDLMGLDGEYARLYNAQAKGYTTIKEDVN, encoded by the coding sequence ATGAATATAAACAAATTTGATATAGGTTTGTTTAGAAAAAAAATCAGTGTCGTATTTCAGGACCATATTAAATATTACTTAAAGGCCGGTGAAAATATTCTGCTGGGCGATATCGATCGAGACGCTGATACGGAAAGTATCCGGGCCGCAGCAGTAGAATCGGGCATTGATAAAAAAAATTGCCTTCTGCCCGGTGGATATGATACGCTTCTTGGTCGCTGGTTTAAAAACGGAGAAGAGTTGAGTATCGGTCAATGGCAGATGCTTGCAATTGCCAGGGCGTTTTATAGGGATGCCGAAATTGTTGTTCTGGATGAACCGTCCAGCGCGCTTGATCCCGAGGCCGAAAAAAAATTGTTTGTTTCGTTAAGGCGGTTAATACAAAACCGTTCGGCCCTGATCATCAGCCATCGCTATTCAACTGTCCGGCAGGCGGACAGGATACTGGTCATGGATCAAGGCAGGATAATAGAGCAGGGCAGCCATAACGACTTGATGGGGCTTGACGGTGAGTATGCCCGTCTTTACAATGCCCAGG